The Neobacillus sp. OS1-2 genome includes a window with the following:
- a CDS encoding NapC/NirT family cytochrome c, giving the protein MAIWGKKKPKDTDPETREDRKKVGLIRRLWQKFRAIDWKNPVNRWKLLFVSLVGCIVIFGGGYGVLSLTNSPSFCASCHEMAPEYSTYTASAHNNISCVQCHIKPGFVNMVTHKMKSMKEVYYHVTGVPEQIVQTEEEAVSNENCLQCHSKNRLVTASGDLKVNHKGHIEEGIPCISCHAGVVHAKIVTRGINTEDVRGHWTKENAEKLVEKKYLRPNMGSCIDCHDKVNNGEKPWEDVAYNVPPNPEEVEKKLEEKATETTNEGVTTEEKEAEALAAHDQKTQEIILQAIGKQQKDVKLSMACETCHKKIKVPKNHKVEGWAGNHGGDAIQQLDKCVNCHQDSKWVREIPKEDIMSLLKMGNQKEKYVPNMTLVKDQARTNKFCSACHADRPESHGESNQWLTGHADKAKTSDMKAECFVCHDRDKPKADSTDAKAPTDVYCQYCHRTGFKDDVKN; this is encoded by the coding sequence GTGGCCATTTGGGGGAAAAAGAAACCTAAAGATACAGATCCCGAAACGAGAGAAGATAGAAAAAAAGTTGGCCTGATTCGCAGACTTTGGCAAAAATTTAGAGCTATTGACTGGAAGAACCCAGTTAACAGGTGGAAACTCCTATTCGTTTCACTTGTTGGCTGCATTGTTATTTTTGGCGGTGGGTATGGAGTACTTTCTTTAACCAACTCGCCTTCATTTTGCGCCAGCTGTCATGAAATGGCACCGGAGTATTCCACATATACTGCAAGTGCACACAATAATATTTCATGTGTTCAATGTCATATCAAACCTGGGTTTGTTAATATGGTAACCCACAAAATGAAATCGATGAAAGAAGTATATTACCACGTTACTGGAGTTCCTGAGCAAATTGTTCAAACAGAAGAAGAAGCTGTTTCAAATGAAAACTGCTTACAATGTCACTCCAAAAACCGGCTTGTCACGGCATCTGGTGACTTAAAGGTTAACCATAAAGGACATATTGAAGAGGGCATACCTTGTATTTCCTGTCACGCTGGTGTGGTTCACGCGAAAATAGTTACCCGAGGGATTAATACGGAAGATGTTCGCGGCCATTGGACAAAGGAAAATGCTGAAAAATTAGTGGAAAAGAAATATTTACGACCTAACATGGGATCCTGTATTGACTGTCATGACAAAGTAAACAACGGTGAAAAGCCTTGGGAAGATGTTGCTTATAACGTACCGCCAAATCCAGAAGAGGTGGAGAAAAAGCTTGAAGAAAAAGCAACAGAAACGACAAATGAAGGCGTAACGACAGAAGAAAAAGAAGCAGAAGCATTAGCAGCACATGATCAAAAAACACAAGAAATCATTTTACAAGCAATTGGTAAGCAACAAAAAGATGTTAAGCTTTCGATGGCCTGTGAAACGTGCCATAAAAAGATTAAAGTTCCTAAGAACCACAAGGTTGAAGGATGGGCAGGGAACCACGGCGGAGATGCTATTCAACAGCTAGATAAATGTGTTAACTGTCACCAGGATTCCAAATGGGTCAGAGAAATTCCTAAAGAAGATATCATGTCCTTGCTAAAAATGGGCAATCAAAAAGAAAAATATGTACCGAATATGACGCTTGTGAAAGACCAAGCAAGAACGAATAAATTCTGTAGTGCCTGTCACGCAGATCGTCCAGAAAGCCATGGTGAAAGTAATCAATGGCTGACAGGGCACGCTGATAAAGCAAAAACAAGTGATATGAAAGCCGAATGTTTTGTCTGCCATGATCGTGACAAGCCAAAAGCTGATTCCACTGATGCAAAAGCACCGACAGATGTTTATTGTCAATATTGTCATAGAACTGGTTTTAAAGATGATGTGAAAAATTAA
- the secA gene encoding preprotein translocase subunit SecA — MMGILNKVFDLNKRELKRLDKLATKIDALAADTESLTDDQLREKTEEFKARYQKGETLDDLLVEAFAVVREGARRVLGLYPYHVQLMGGISLHEGNISEMKTGEGKTLTATMPVYLNALSGKGVHVVTVNEYLASRDATEMGELYQFLGLTVGLNLNSMDKDEKQAAYACDITYGTNNEFGFDYLRDNMVLYKEQKVQRPLFFAVIDEVDSILIDEARTPLIISGSAQKSAVLYIQANAFVRMLTKETDYTYDEKTKGVMLTEEGISKAEKAFGIENLFDMAHVTLNHHINQALKANVSMHLDVDYVVQEGEIVIVDQFTGRLMKGRRYSEGLHQAIEAKEGLEVQNESMTMATITFQNYFRMYEKLSGMTGTAKTEEEEFRNIYNMNVIVIPTNKPIARDDRADLIYASMDGKFRAVVEDIAERYQKGQPVLVGTVAIETSELISNYLTKKRIPHNVLNAKNHEREAEIIAQAGHSGSVTIATNMAGRGTDIKLGEGVIEVGGLAVIGTERHESRRIDNQLRGRSGRQGDPGITQFYLSMEDELMRRFGSDNMKAMMQKLGMDDTQPIQSKMVSRAVESAQKRVEGNNFDARKQLLQYDDVLRQQREIIYSQRDEVLESENLREIVQKMIQNSLQRNVDAHASRHEDEEDWDLQAIVEYVHGALLHEGDITVNDLKGKDPEEIVETILTKVNERYEEKEQILYPEQMREFEKVVTLRAVDSKWIDHIDAMDQLRQGIHLRAYGQIDPLREYQHEGFAMFEAMIQSIEDETAMYIMKAEIRSNLEREEVAKGQAVNPKEDGEAVKKKPKVKQLDVGRNDPCICGSGKKYKNCCGMGK; from the coding sequence ATGATGGGGATTTTAAATAAAGTGTTTGATCTGAACAAACGTGAGCTGAAGAGGTTAGACAAGCTTGCGACGAAAATTGATGCCCTTGCTGCTGATACAGAGAGTTTAACAGACGATCAGCTACGGGAAAAAACAGAAGAGTTCAAGGCGCGCTATCAAAAAGGAGAAACCTTGGATGACCTGCTTGTTGAAGCATTTGCAGTTGTTCGTGAAGGTGCCCGCCGTGTCCTTGGCTTATATCCGTACCATGTTCAGCTAATGGGGGGGATTTCTCTCCATGAAGGGAATATTTCAGAGATGAAGACTGGTGAAGGTAAAACCTTAACAGCGACGATGCCTGTCTATCTGAATGCTCTTTCCGGCAAAGGCGTTCATGTTGTTACTGTTAACGAATACTTGGCAAGCCGTGACGCCACTGAAATGGGTGAACTGTATCAATTCTTAGGTTTGACAGTTGGCTTAAATTTGAACAGCATGGATAAGGACGAAAAACAAGCTGCCTATGCCTGCGATATTACGTATGGAACAAACAATGAATTTGGCTTTGACTATCTCCGTGATAACATGGTGCTTTATAAAGAGCAAAAAGTACAGCGCCCGCTCTTCTTCGCCGTCATTGACGAGGTTGACTCGATTTTGATTGATGAAGCGCGTACCCCGCTGATTATTTCCGGTTCAGCCCAAAAATCGGCTGTCCTTTATATTCAAGCAAATGCCTTTGTGCGGATGCTGACAAAGGAAACCGATTATACGTATGATGAAAAAACGAAGGGCGTTATGCTCACAGAAGAAGGAATCAGTAAAGCCGAAAAAGCCTTCGGCATTGAAAACTTGTTTGATATGGCGCATGTTACCCTGAACCATCATATCAATCAGGCCCTTAAAGCAAACGTCAGCATGCATCTTGACGTTGATTATGTCGTGCAGGAAGGCGAAATTGTCATCGTTGACCAATTTACCGGGCGATTAATGAAGGGCCGTCGGTATAGTGAAGGTCTGCACCAGGCGATCGAGGCAAAAGAAGGACTCGAAGTCCAAAACGAAAGTATGACAATGGCAACAATTACGTTCCAAAACTATTTCCGGATGTATGAAAAATTATCCGGCATGACAGGAACAGCCAAAACAGAAGAAGAAGAATTCCGCAACATTTACAATATGAATGTTATTGTGATTCCAACGAACAAACCGATTGCCCGTGACGACCGTGCCGATTTAATTTACGCGTCGATGGACGGGAAATTTCGTGCCGTTGTCGAAGACATTGCGGAGCGTTATCAAAAAGGTCAGCCCGTCTTGGTTGGTACGGTAGCAATTGAAACGTCTGAGCTGATTTCAAACTATTTAACAAAAAAACGGATTCCTCATAACGTTTTGAATGCGAAAAACCATGAAAGAGAAGCTGAAATCATTGCCCAAGCAGGCCATAGCGGCTCCGTTACGATCGCAACTAACATGGCTGGCCGTGGTACAGATATCAAGCTTGGTGAAGGGGTTATTGAGGTAGGCGGGCTTGCTGTTATCGGTACTGAGCGCCACGAGAGCAGACGGATCGATAACCAGCTTCGTGGACGTTCCGGACGTCAAGGTGACCCTGGTATTACTCAGTTCTATCTATCAATGGAAGACGAATTGATGCGCCGCTTCGGTTCTGACAACATGAAGGCGATGATGCAAAAACTTGGAATGGATGATACCCAGCCCATTCAAAGTAAGATGGTATCGCGTGCAGTTGAATCTGCGCAAAAACGCGTTGAGGGCAACAACTTTGACGCCCGTAAACAATTATTGCAATATGACGATGTCCTTCGTCAGCAGCGCGAAATTATTTACTCCCAGCGTGATGAAGTATTAGAATCAGAAAATCTTCGCGAAATTGTTCAAAAAATGATTCAAAATTCACTTCAACGAAATGTAGATGCCCATGCGTCACGTCATGAGGATGAGGAGGATTGGGATCTACAAGCAATTGTCGAGTATGTACATGGCGCCTTGCTTCACGAAGGGGACATTACTGTAAATGACCTGAAGGGCAAAGACCCAGAAGAAATCGTCGAAACCATTTTAACAAAAGTGAATGAGCGTTATGAGGAGAAAGAGCAGATCCTTTACCCTGAGCAAATGCGCGAATTTGAAAAAGTGGTTACGTTAAGGGCAGTTGACTCTAAATGGATTGATCACATCGATGCCATGGACCAGCTGCGCCAAGGAATTCATTTGCGTGCGTACGGACAAATTGACCCGCTTCGTGAATACCAGCATGAAGGCTTTGCCATGTTTGAGGCAATGATTCAATCCATCGAGGATGAAACAGCGATGTACATCATGAAGGCTGAAATCCGCAGCAATCTTGAGCGTGAAGAAGTGGCAAAAGGTCAAGCGGTGAACCCGAAAGAAGACGGCGAAGCTGTTAAGAAAAAGCCGAAAGTGAAACAACTTGATGTCGGCCGTAATGACCCATGTATTTGCGGTAGTGGCAAGAAATATAAGAACTGCTGTGGGATGGGGAAATAA
- the hpf gene encoding ribosome hibernation-promoting factor, HPF/YfiA family, whose amino-acid sequence MKYNVRGENIEVTPAIREYVEKKITKLERYFTEAPDAMVYVNLKFNQDKTSKVEVTIPLPQLVLRAEETNVDMYAGIDLITDKLERQIRKHKTKVNRKFREKGDFPVTFANTESPEAHDVDEDDLELVRTKRFDLKPMDSEEAILQMNMLGHSFYVFTNSDSNRTNVVYKRKDGRYGLIEAH is encoded by the coding sequence ATGAAATATAACGTTCGTGGTGAAAACATTGAGGTAACTCCAGCAATTAGAGAGTATGTAGAAAAGAAAATTACAAAATTGGAGCGCTATTTTACAGAAGCACCAGATGCAATGGTATATGTAAATCTTAAATTTAATCAAGATAAAACGTCCAAGGTAGAGGTAACCATTCCGTTACCGCAACTAGTTCTACGTGCTGAGGAAACAAACGTAGATATGTATGCTGGAATTGACTTGATTACTGATAAACTTGAGCGCCAAATTCGCAAACACAAAACAAAGGTAAACCGTAAATTCCGCGAAAAAGGTGATTTCCCTGTAACCTTTGCTAACACTGAGAGCCCAGAAGCGCACGATGTGGATGAAGACGATTTAGAGTTAGTTCGTACAAAACGATTCGATTTGAAACCAATGGATAGTGAAGAAGCCATTCTGCAAATGAATATGCTTGGTCATAGTTTCTATGTATTCACCAATTCCGATAGTAACCGTACAAATGTTGTTTACAAACGTAAAGACGGCCGCTATGGCTTAATTGAAGCACATTAA
- a CDS encoding ComF family protein encodes MNLFQQDYCLVCNNVIQPEIGWRAIFSLEMEHFLCIECEGKLEKIEGETCRICCRPFAKLDEKFRKGDLCNDCLRWEEDPEWQGFLDSNHSLFHYNEFLKEVIAKYKFRGDYVLAKAFAPFIKEELTTMHPEILAPIPLSDERQYERGFNQAVALINESGYPPAQILTRIHSEKQSKKSRSERIHLPQVFSLAPETNLQGKSIILVDDIYTTGSTLRHAAKLLKAAGAVSIQSLTLAR; translated from the coding sequence ATGAATCTCTTTCAACAAGACTATTGTTTAGTTTGTAATAATGTCATCCAGCCTGAAATAGGCTGGAGAGCCATTTTTTCTTTAGAAATGGAACATTTCCTATGCATTGAATGCGAAGGAAAGCTTGAAAAAATTGAAGGTGAGACCTGCCGAATTTGCTGTCGGCCTTTTGCTAAGCTCGATGAGAAATTCCGTAAGGGTGATTTGTGCAATGATTGCTTACGCTGGGAGGAGGATCCGGAGTGGCAAGGATTTCTTGATAGCAATCACTCGCTTTTCCACTATAATGAATTTTTAAAAGAAGTCATTGCAAAATATAAATTTCGCGGAGATTATGTACTAGCCAAGGCCTTTGCACCATTTATTAAAGAGGAACTAACAACCATGCATCCGGAAATACTTGCCCCTATACCATTGAGCGATGAACGCCAGTATGAGCGCGGGTTTAATCAAGCAGTGGCACTTATTAATGAATCCGGCTATCCCCCCGCACAAATACTTACTCGAATTCACTCAGAAAAGCAATCCAAAAAATCAAGGTCAGAGCGGATTCATCTGCCACAAGTATTTAGTCTTGCCCCGGAAACTAATTTACAAGGAAAAAGCATCATCTTGGTTGATGATATTTACACAACTGGTTCCACATTGAGGCATGCAGCCAAGCTGTTAAAAGCGGCAGGAGCAGTGAGTATTCAGTCCCTTACACTTGCGAGATAG
- a CDS encoding DegV family protein has protein sequence MRTAIVTDSTAYIPIELREKWNIHLIPLHVIFGNEVYREEIDLTWNQFYEEVQTKELPTTSQPPIGQFVELFEQLSADHDAVVCVHLSSGISGTYQGAVTASTMVEGIKVYPFDSEISCMVQGLYALEAAKMASHGVDPDVIMNRLEELKRSARAYFMVDDLTHLQRGGRLSSAQAFIGSILQVKPLLHFKDKVIVPFEKIRTRKKAMKRIVDLLAEEASTGEAYQAVIIHANREEEAEEWRKELSAMYPNVEFSIGYFGAVIGTHLGEGSMGMGWMKR, from the coding sequence ATGAGAACGGCAATTGTCACGGATAGCACCGCGTACATACCGATAGAATTACGCGAAAAATGGAATATACATCTAATCCCCTTACATGTCATTTTCGGGAATGAAGTCTATCGAGAAGAAATTGACCTTACGTGGAATCAGTTTTATGAAGAAGTGCAGACAAAGGAACTTCCAACGACCTCCCAGCCGCCCATTGGCCAATTTGTCGAGCTGTTTGAGCAGCTTTCGGCAGACCACGATGCGGTCGTTTGTGTACACCTATCGAGTGGAATCAGCGGAACGTATCAGGGGGCTGTCACTGCTAGTACGATGGTAGAAGGCATCAAGGTTTATCCATTTGATTCCGAAATCAGCTGCATGGTTCAGGGCTTATATGCTCTAGAAGCAGCTAAGATGGCTTCGCATGGTGTCGATCCTGATGTGATCATGAACAGGCTGGAAGAGTTGAAACGTTCGGCCCGAGCTTATTTTATGGTCGATGATTTGACACATCTGCAGCGCGGCGGACGGCTCTCAAGTGCGCAAGCCTTTATCGGCAGCATTCTGCAGGTTAAACCACTGTTGCATTTCAAAGACAAGGTCATTGTCCCTTTTGAAAAAATTCGCACCCGGAAAAAGGCAATGAAACGTATAGTTGATTTGCTCGCTGAGGAGGCTTCAACTGGCGAAGCCTATCAAGCCGTCATCATTCATGCTAATCGTGAGGAAGAAGCGGAAGAATGGCGGAAGGAGTTATCTGCCATGTATCCTAACGTCGAATTCTCGATTGGCTACTTCGGCGCTGTCATCGGCACCCATCTCGGCGAAGGGTCAATGGGCATGGGCTGGATGAAAAGATAG
- a CDS encoding response regulator transcription factor has product MTTKIVIIDDHQLFREGVKRILEFEKAFQVVAEGDDGSEALGLVQEHQPDVVIMDINMPQMNGVEATRELIEKFPNTKIIILSIHDDENYVTHALKTGACGYLLKEMDADALIEAVRVVADGGSYLHPKVTHNLVNEYRKLAAGVAHGGGGYVPTLEIRRPLHLLTRRECEVLQLLADGKSNRGIGESLFISEKTVKNHVSNILQKMNVNDRTQAVVVAIKNGWVEVR; this is encoded by the coding sequence TTGACTACCAAAATTGTCATTATAGATGATCACCAACTGTTCAGAGAAGGCGTTAAGAGAATACTAGAATTTGAGAAAGCTTTTCAAGTCGTGGCTGAAGGCGATGATGGCAGCGAGGCATTGGGCCTTGTGCAGGAGCACCAGCCGGATGTGGTCATTATGGATATTAATATGCCGCAAATGAATGGTGTCGAAGCAACCCGTGAACTAATCGAAAAGTTCCCGAACACAAAGATTATTATCTTATCGATTCATGACGATGAAAACTATGTGACACATGCTCTAAAAACAGGTGCCTGTGGCTATCTTTTAAAAGAAATGGACGCCGATGCCTTGATTGAAGCTGTCCGCGTTGTCGCTGACGGAGGCTCGTATTTACATCCCAAAGTCACACACAACCTCGTTAATGAATATCGGAAGCTGGCTGCCGGTGTTGCTCACGGCGGTGGCGGTTACGTTCCAACGCTCGAAATTCGCCGTCCGTTGCATCTGTTAACACGCCGCGAATGTGAAGTGCTGCAATTGCTTGCGGATGGAAAAAGTAACCGTGGGATTGGAGAATCCCTTTTCATCAGTGAAAAGACTGTGAAAAATCATGTCAGCAATATTTTACAAAAAATGAACGTAAACGACCGTACCCAAGCCGTTGTTGTCGCGATAAAAAATGGCTGGGTGGAAGTAAGATAA
- a CDS encoding sensor histidine kinase produces MKIMQMNVKSIDEIREEMIETVTCSKSDIFQIGEQCRQDYENMTTELRTIKQTMVKLIEEGDKLDVQVQEARVMLSEVSMNFKKYSEEEVREAYEKAHQLQMDLSINWQYKKQLLDKRDDLEKRLVGLNDTIDRADQLISQISVVMNYLTSDLEQVGKALENAKAKQDFGLRIIEAQEEERKRLSREIHDGPAQMLANVIMRSDLIERVYRDRGPDEAFSEIHNYKIMVRSALYEVRRIIYDLRPMALDDLGLVPTLRKYLQTIEEYHKQSKINFVNMGLERRLPAKFEVALFRIIQESVQNAIKHANACEIAVKMEITKTAVTVLIKDNGVGFDLTEPKPESFGMMGMKERVDLLDGEITFHSKIDKGTEVFIRVPLLN; encoded by the coding sequence ATGAAAATTATGCAGATGAATGTGAAGTCAATTGATGAAATTCGCGAAGAAATGATTGAAACTGTAACATGTAGTAAAAGTGATATTTTTCAAATTGGTGAGCAATGCCGCCAAGATTATGAAAATATGACAACTGAACTTCGTACTATTAAGCAAACGATGGTAAAGCTGATTGAAGAGGGCGACAAGCTTGATGTACAAGTTCAGGAAGCCAGGGTTATGTTATCAGAAGTCAGTATGAATTTTAAAAAGTATTCAGAAGAAGAGGTAAGGGAAGCCTACGAAAAAGCCCACCAGCTGCAAATGGATCTATCGATTAATTGGCAGTATAAAAAGCAACTGTTGGACAAACGGGATGATCTTGAAAAAAGGTTAGTCGGTTTAAATGATACAATTGACCGTGCCGACCAGCTTATTTCCCAGATTTCGGTAGTCATGAATTACTTGACCAGTGACTTGGAGCAGGTTGGTAAGGCATTAGAAAACGCAAAGGCCAAACAAGATTTTGGCCTTAGGATTATTGAAGCACAAGAAGAAGAGCGGAAGCGGTTATCAAGGGAGATTCATGATGGGCCTGCGCAAATGCTGGCAAATGTGATCATGCGCTCAGATTTAATTGAGCGTGTATACCGAGATAGGGGCCCTGACGAGGCTTTTTCTGAAATCCATAATTATAAAATCATGGTCCGATCCGCCCTTTATGAGGTCCGGCGAATTATTTATGATCTCCGGCCGATGGCTCTGGACGATTTGGGACTCGTTCCGACCCTCAGAAAATATTTACAAACCATCGAAGAATATCATAAACAATCGAAGATCAATTTTGTAAATATGGGACTAGAACGCAGACTTCCTGCTAAGTTTGAGGTTGCCCTATTCCGAATCATTCAGGAGTCCGTGCAAAATGCCATCAAACATGCAAATGCCTGTGAAATCGCCGTGAAAATGGAAATAACCAAGACCGCAGTAACTGTTTTGATTAAGGATAACGGCGTTGGATTTGATCTCACGGAGCCCAAACCGGAGTCTTTTGGTATGATGGGGATGAAAGAGCGTGTCGACCTGCTTGACGGGGAAATTACCTTCCATTCAAAAATTGACAAAGGGACAGAGGTATTCATTCGTGTTCCATTACTTAACTAA
- a CDS encoding YigZ family protein, translated as MLPRYYTVKQTGKNEINIQKSRFIAHIKRAESENEAQEFIQTIKKQHWNATHNCSAYLIGEHDQIQKANDDGEPSGTAAVPMLEVLKKRKLKDTVVVVTRYFGGIKLGAGGLIRAYGKATSEGLDAVGIVERKLAQIIHVKIDYTWLGKIEKEVRASEYKIKDIHYLDTVEVEVYVAEDLVQPFMDWMVELTNGQCDMKKGDKLYLEEDYVRET; from the coding sequence ATGCTGCCTCGATACTATACAGTGAAACAAACGGGAAAAAATGAAATCAACATCCAAAAGTCCCGTTTTATTGCCCATATTAAACGCGCCGAATCAGAAAATGAAGCTCAGGAATTCATTCAAACCATAAAAAAACAGCATTGGAACGCCACACACAACTGCTCCGCCTATCTCATCGGCGAGCATGACCAAATTCAGAAGGCCAATGATGACGGCGAGCCAAGCGGAACCGCTGCCGTTCCAATGCTTGAAGTGTTAAAAAAAAGAAAGCTGAAGGATACGGTTGTCGTGGTTACCCGCTATTTTGGTGGGATTAAATTAGGTGCTGGCGGGCTTATACGTGCATACGGCAAAGCAACATCAGAGGGATTAGACGCAGTTGGCATCGTCGAACGGAAGCTTGCACAGATTATCCACGTGAAAATTGACTATACCTGGCTTGGGAAAATTGAAAAAGAGGTCCGTGCCTCCGAGTATAAAATAAAAGATATTCATTATTTAGATACCGTTGAAGTTGAGGTTTATGTTGCAGAAGACCTTGTCCAACCATTTATGGATTGGATGGTCGAACTTACCAATGGCCAATGCGACATGAAAAAGGGTGACAAGCTTTATCTTGAGGAAGACTATGTACGAGAAACATAA
- a CDS encoding MraY family glycosyltransferase, which yields MLYLTLIVCFVVSILVTPFIKKLAFVIGATDRPNQRKVHQSIMPRLGGLAIFISFMVGIILLRPENQYSFAILIGCIIIIVTGICDDLFELPAKYKLLGQLAAACSIVFLGNLQMVFINLPFGGQLQFGFLSIPLTILWIVGITNAINLIDGLDGLAAGVSSIALITISGMALIQGNIYVVAVGSIVLASTLGFLIYNFHPASIFMGDTGALFLGFIISVLSLLGFKNVTFISFVIPVLILGVPISNTIFAIIRRIINKQPLSAPDKSHLHHCMLRMGYTHRQTVLLIYAMAAFFGMVAVIFSQARIGGAIVLIGIIILLIEIIAEKIGLMGQNYRPLLNMLHTLKTSTDKNRS from the coding sequence ATGCTTTATCTTACCTTGATAGTATGTTTTGTGGTCTCCATTCTAGTTACACCGTTTATAAAGAAATTAGCCTTTGTCATTGGTGCAACGGACCGACCGAATCAGCGAAAAGTGCATCAATCGATTATGCCGAGACTCGGTGGCTTAGCAATATTTATTAGTTTTATGGTTGGGATTATTCTTTTGAGACCTGAAAATCAATACTCTTTTGCTATTTTAATCGGATGTATCATCATTATTGTGACAGGAATTTGCGATGATTTGTTTGAATTGCCGGCAAAGTATAAGCTGCTTGGTCAATTAGCTGCCGCCTGTAGTATTGTTTTTTTAGGTAACCTGCAAATGGTGTTTATAAACTTGCCGTTTGGTGGCCAGCTTCAATTTGGTTTTTTAAGTATTCCTTTAACAATACTTTGGATTGTTGGGATTACGAATGCAATCAACTTAATTGATGGCCTTGATGGATTGGCTGCTGGGGTTTCTTCGATTGCCTTAATTACCATTTCAGGCATGGCACTAATTCAGGGGAATATTTACGTAGTTGCAGTCGGTTCGATCGTGCTTGCGAGTACACTCGGTTTTTTGATTTACAATTTCCATCCGGCAAGTATCTTTATGGGGGATACCGGAGCACTTTTTTTAGGATTTATCATTTCTGTCCTATCGCTTCTTGGATTTAAAAATGTAACTTTTATTTCCTTTGTCATTCCGGTTCTCATTTTAGGAGTACCCATTTCTAACACCATTTTTGCAATCATTAGAAGGATTATCAATAAACAACCCTTGTCGGCGCCGGATAAATCCCACTTGCATCACTGTATGCTTCGAATGGGTTACACACATAGACAAACGGTTTTACTTATTTACGCAATGGCGGCATTCTTTGGAATGGTAGCGGTTATCTTTTCCCAAGCAAGGATCGGTGGGGCAATTGTCTTAATAGGAATTATCATCTTATTAATTGAAATCATTGCTGAAAAAATTGGATTAATGGGACAAAACTATCGCCCGCTTTTAAACATGCTTCACACTTTAAAAACCTCTACAGATAAAAACCGGTCATAA
- a CDS encoding acyltransferase family protein, with protein sequence MSVSQRVQWIDACKGVGIFLVIIGHTMIDNNLRGQIYAFHMPLFFFISGYLFSIKKYPRFIELLISKCKSLLVPYISFAIISLVLLRFFLQEPINIKAFFDSLMYSRRNNIYFDDPLWFLTSLFTMEVIYFFVTKYVKNDYFRLFIVLATSFFAISSLDVLAGGNILPWSFDQTLYYILYFGLGQFIKNKEILGTRLRTSIRLIISSVVYIVLLIYPSIYPNVVEILNGILNLPSNLTTYIVTVSWAVVAILFIIYISQFLSSISLINFLGKNSLILLGLHISFGFNFINKVVLERLHLKINNPNLLGLAFTLGSIVLLIPICMFINNYIPFILGKNLALNNLRGKKDK encoded by the coding sequence TTGTCCGTTTCACAAAGGGTACAATGGATTGATGCATGTAAAGGTGTAGGTATATTTTTAGTGATTATTGGCCACACAATGATTGACAATAATTTAAGAGGTCAAATTTACGCTTTTCATATGCCGCTTTTCTTTTTTATTTCTGGTTATTTATTTTCGATAAAAAAGTATCCGCGATTTATTGAATTATTGATTTCAAAATGTAAATCATTACTAGTACCATATATTAGCTTTGCGATTATCTCTCTTGTGCTTCTTAGATTTTTCCTACAAGAGCCAATAAATATTAAGGCATTTTTCGATTCACTAATGTATTCACGCCGTAATAATATTTATTTTGACGATCCGTTATGGTTTTTGACTTCGTTATTTACCATGGAAGTTATTTATTTCTTTGTAACAAAATACGTAAAAAATGATTACTTTAGACTGTTTATAGTCCTGGCTACAAGCTTTTTTGCTATTTCAAGTCTTGATGTCCTAGCAGGGGGAAATATTTTACCTTGGAGCTTTGACCAAACCCTTTACTATATTTTATATTTTGGGCTGGGTCAATTTATTAAAAATAAAGAAATATTGGGAACTAGATTAAGAACTTCAATTAGGTTAATTATCTCCTCGGTTGTGTATATTGTATTATTGATTTATCCAAGCATTTATCCTAATGTAGTGGAGATTTTGAATGGGATTTTAAACTTACCATCAAATTTAACTACCTATATTGTTACCGTTTCATGGGCAGTTGTTGCCATATTATTCATCATCTATATATCTCAATTTCTTTCCAGCATATCTTTGATCAATTTTTTAGGAAAAAACTCTCTTATCCTGCTAGGATTACACATCAGTTTTGGGTTTAATTTTATTAATAAAGTGGTTTTAGAAAGATTACATCTAAAAATAAATAATCCCAATTTATTAGGTTTAGCCTTCACTTTAGGATCAATTGTGCTGTTAATCCCAATTTGCATGTTTATTAATAATTATATTCCATTTATATTAGGAAAAAATTTAGCACTAAATAATCTTAGAGGAAAGAAAGATAAGTGA